The Sebastes umbrosus isolate fSebUmb1 chromosome 4, fSebUmb1.pri, whole genome shotgun sequence genome has a window encoding:
- the LOC119487384 gene encoding small VCP/p97-interacting protein, giving the protein MGMCLPCLGGAADDVVVTPDPDTRRRQLAEAAEKRAKETTYRGVKNPEAVERKKKKQEETEKQAMTTSVSGGRGGGLKWQVG; this is encoded by the exons ATGGGGATGTGTTTACCGTGCCTTGGTGGAGCAGCGGACGACGTGGTTGTCACTCCAGATCCA gacACAAGGAGACGACAATTAGCTGAGGCAGCTGAGAAGAGAGCAAAAGAG ACAACATACAGGGGTGTTAAAAATCCAGAAGCTGTcgaaaggaaaaagaaaaaacaggaagaaacTGAAAAACAGGCGATGACCACCTCTGTGTCTGGTGGCCGTGGTGGCGGGTTGAAG TGGCAGGTGGGCTGA